The Pseudomonas fluorescens genome segment GCCGACATGAAGGCCAAGATCACCCCGAACACCAAGGCCATGGTGATCATCAACCCGAACAACCCGACCGGCGCGGTGTATTCGAAGGAAGTGTTGCTGGGCATGCTGGAACTGGCCCGTCAGCACAACCTGGTGGTGTTCTCCGACGAGATCTACGACAAGATCCTTTACGACGATGCCGTACACATCTGCACCGCGTCCCTGGCACCCGATCTGCTGTGCCTGACCTTCAACGGTCTGTCGAAGTCGTATCGCGTGGCGGGTTTCCGTTCCGGCTGGATCGCCATCTCCGGACCGAAACACAACGCCCATAGCTACATCGAAGGCATCGACATGCTGGCCAACATGCGCCTGTGCGCCAACGTGCCGAGCCAGCACGCGATCCAGACCGCACTCGGCGGCTACCAGAGCATCAACGACCTGGTGCTGCCGCAAGGCCGCCTGCTGGAACAGCGCAACCGCACCTGGGAGTTGCTCAACGACATTCCCGGCGTGAGCTGCGTGAAGCCGATGGGCGCCCTGTATGCATTCCCGAAGATCGACCCGAAAGTCTGTCCGATCCACAACGACGAGAAATTCGTGCTCGACCTGCTGCTCTCCGAGAAGCTGCTGGTGGTGCAGGGTACGGCGTTCAACTGGCCGTGGCCGGATCACTTCCGTGTCGTGACCCTGCCCCGTGTTGATGACCTGGACATGGCCATCGGGCGCATCGGCAACTTCCTCAAGTCCTACCGCCAGTAACCGGACATCGGTGCGTAACGAGCCTTTCGTTGCGCACTGTCTGATTCAGCAACACTTCTGCCCTGCCCCCTTCCGTACGCCTTCTACACTTTCGATTCGTATCGATCACGCGAGCTCGACGCAATGGCCGTGGGCCGCGCATGGCTGTCGTCCATGTCGGCTCAGGGGGTGGGAAATGTCCCGCACACTGCAGAACCCGATGTAGGACACAGTTTGAAATAGTCACCCGGTTGAATCGCCCGGTGCCGCACCTTATATACCCCGCAGTACGCTACATCTTTAGCTTGAGGAGATTTCTACAACCATGATGCGCATCCTGCTGTTTTTGGCCACTAACCTGGCGGTCGTGCTGATAGCCAGCATCACCCTGAGCCTCTTCGGCTTCAACGGGTTCATGGCGGCCAACGGGGTTGACCTCAACCTCAGTCAGCTGCTGGTTTTCTGTGCAGTCTTTGGTTTCGCCGGTTCGCTTTTCTCGCTATTCATCTCCAAGTGGATGGCGAAGATGAGCACCAGCACCCAGATCATCACCCAGCCGCGCACCCGCCACGAACAATGGCTGCTGCAAACCGTCGAGCAACTGTCCCGGGAAGCCGGGATCAAGATGCCCGAAGTCGGGATCTTCCCGGCCTACGAAGCAAACGCCTTCGCCACCGGCTGGAACAAGAACGACGCACTGGTTGCCGTCAGCCAGGGTTTGCTGGAGCGTTTCTCGCCCGATGAAGTGAAAGCGGTGCTGGCCCACGAAATCGGCCACGTCGCCAATGGCGACATGGTCACCCTGGCGCTGATCCAGGGCGTGGTGAACACCTTCGTGATGTTCTTTGCGCGGATCATCGGCAACTTCGTTGACAAGGTGATCTTCAAGAACGAGGAAGGCCAGGGTATCGCGTACTACATCGCGACCATTTTCGCCGAACTGGTTCTGGGTATCCTGGCCAGCGCGATCGTGATGTGGTTCTCGCGCAAACGGGAATTCCGTGCCGACGAAGCCGGTGCCCGCTTGGCCGGCACCAGCGCGATGATCGGCGCTCTGCAACGCCTGCGTGCCGAACAGGGCCTGCCGGTGCACATGCCTGACACCCTGAACGCCTTCGGCATCAATGGTGGCATCAAACAGGGGTTCGCCCGCATGTTCATGAGCCACCCGCCGCTGGAGGAGCGTATCGACGCCCTGCGTCGTCGCGGCTGATCAGCCCGGCTACAAACAAAAGGCCCGCAGTGATGCGGGCCTTTTTTGTGCCTGTTACTGAGCGGCCAGCCGGTACACCCGCTCCTCCAGCCTTGTCACTCCCGCCTGCAGGAACTTCCCGCTTTCGCTCAACACATCCTGTCCCTCCAGCGCCTCCACCGCCCAGTCGCCACCGAACAGCTGCTGCACCTCGCCATCTGTCACCGCAAACGGTGGCCCAGGCATCTGAGCCTGATCGTAATCCAGCGTGATCAGCAAACCACGCAAGCCCGTCGGCAGGATGCTCAGCAAATGCGCGGCATAGCGCTCGCGCATCGGCGCCGGCAAGGCAATCAGCGCGGCCCGGTCATACAGCGCCGTGCAATCAGCCACATCGCTCGCGGACAAGGCAAAGAAGTCCCCACACCACAACTCGATCGCCCCGGCCCGATAAACCTTGAAGCCACCCTCTTCGCTGATTTGCGGCTGTAGTTGCTGCTCGCGGAAGAAATCCTCGACAGCCTTCTCGGACAACTCGACACCGAGAACCCGATGCCCCTGACCGGCCAGCCACAACAGATCCAGGCTTTTCCCGCACAACGGCACCAGCACCCGCGACTGAGGCGGGATTGCCAGACCGGACCAATGTCGCTGCAAATAAGGGTTCACTTCGGGCTGATGAAAGCCGATCTGGTTCGACTCCCACTTCTTGTGCCAAAACTCCGGCTGCATGCTTCCCCCCTAAGAATTCGATCAAAAAGCATTAAAACTTATATTGGAATTAGATCAATGAACTGACTGAAGATGAACCATCTTAACGCTCAGGAACCCTTCCATGTTTCCCAGCCTGTTTATCTCCCACGGCTCGCCCATGTTGGCGCTGGAGCCCGGCGCCAGCGGCCCGGCCCTGGCGCGTCTGGCCGCCGAACTGCCACGCCCGAAAGCCATCGTCATCGTTTCCGCCCACTGGGAAAGCCATGAGCTGCTGGTCAGCAGCCATCCGCAACCGGAAACCTGGCATGATTTCGGCGGTTTCCCCCGCGCGCTGTTCGAAGTGCAGTATCCGGCACCGGGTAATCCGCAACTGGCCCAAGCGGTCGCTGAACGGCTGACCGCCAACAACCTGCCCGCGCGCCTCGATCCGCAACGGCCCTTCGACCATGGCGTATGGGTGCCACTGTCGCTGATGTATCCGCAAGCCGATATCCCGGTGGTTCAGGTCTCCCTGCCCAGCCGTGGCGGCCCGGCACTGCAGACACGTGTCGGCCAGGCGCTGGCAGGCCTGCGCGAACAAGGCATTCTCCTGATCGGCTCCGGCAGCATCACCCACAACCTGCGTGAACTGGACTGGCATGCCGGCCCGGAAAGCGTAGAGCCGTGGGCACGGGATTTCCGCGACTGGATGGTCGACAAGCTCGCCGCCAACGATGAAGCCGCCCTGCACGACTACCGCCAGCAAGCGCCGAGCGCCGTGCGCGCCCATCCGAGTGACGAGCACCTGTTACCGCTCTACTTCGTTCGTGGCGCTGGTGGTGATTTCGGCATTGCGCACCAAGGGTTCACCATGGGCGCGCTGGGCATGGACATCTACCGCTTCGGCTGACGAGCTCGGTCCCGGCTCGAATCGCAGGCAAAAAAAATCCCCGAACCAGTCGGGGATTTTTTTGTTCGATCAATCAGCCCAGAGGCGGATCAATCTTCGCGGTAGCGACGCAGCTTCAACTGCTTGCCGGCAACGCGAGTGTCCTTCAGTTTGGTCAGGAGTTTGTCCAGACCATCTTCCGGCAGCTCGACGAGGCTGAAGCTGTCACGCACCTGGATGCGACCGATGGCTTCACGCGCCAGACCACCTTCGTTGAGGATGGCGCCCAGCAGGTTTTTCGCCGCGATACCGTCACGCGCGCCCAGCGCGGTACGGCAACGGGCACGGCCTTCGCCCAGCGGCATCGGTGCACGACGCTCGCGATCACCACGGTCCGGACGATCACCGGAACGCTCAGGACGGTCGCCACGTGGCGCGCTGTTCGGCACCAGTGGGCGTTCCTTCTCGATCGCTGCCAGATTCAGCGCCTGACCATTGGTGGCCTTGCGCAGCAGAGCGGCAGCCAGGGCACGCGGGGTGCAACCGATGTCGGCGGTCAGGCGATCCAGCAGATCACCGTGAGTCGATTCGGCGTCAGCCACCAGCGGCGACAGGCTGTTGGTCAGTTTCTTGATGCGGGCATCGAGAACGGCCTGGGCGTCCGGCAGACGCACTTCGGCAACTTTCTGACCGGTTACACGCTCGATAACCTGCAGCATGCGGCGCTCACGCGGAGTCACCAGCAGCAGCGCGCGGCCTTCGCGACCGGCACGGCCGGTACGGCCGATACGGTGCACGTAGGATTCCGGATCGTACGGCATGTCCACGTTGAATACGTGGGTGATGCGCGGTACGTCCAGACCACGGGCGGCTACGTCGGTCGCCACAACGATGTCCAGACGGCCATCCTTGAGCGAGTCGATCACGCGCTCACGCTGGTTCTGGGCGATGTCGCCGTTCAACGCTGCGGCTTTGTAGCCTTTGGCGTCGAGGGCGCTGGCCAGATCCAGGGTCGCTTGCTTGGTGCGCACGAACATGATCAGAGCGTCGAAGTCTTCCACTTCCAGCAAGCTGAGAACGGCAGAGGTCTTCTGGTCAGCGTGAACCAACAGGTGAGCCTGTTCGATCGCGGTAACAGTCTGGGTCTTGCTCTGGATCTTCACGTGCTTTGGATCGCGCAGGTGACGCTCGGCGATGGCACGGATCGATTGCGGCAGGGTCGCCGAGAACAATACGGTCTGACGGGTTTCCGGCATGGCCTTGAAGATGACTTCGAGGTCGTCCATGAAGCCCAGTTTGAGCATTTCGTCTGCTTCGTCGAGAACCAGGTGGTTCACGGTCTGCAGTACTTTTTCGTCGCGACGCAGGTGGTCGCACAGACGGCCCGGAGTGGCGACAACGATCTGTGCGCCATTACGGATTGCTTTCAATTGTGGGCCCATCGGCGCGCCGCCGTAGACAGCCACAACAGTTACGCCCGGCATTTGCTTGGCGTAGGTTTCGAAAGCGGTTGCAACTTGTAGCGCCAACTCACGAGTTGGGGCCAGGATCAGAGCTTGCGGCTCGCGCTTGGACGGATCAATGCGGTGCAGGATAGGCAGGGCAAAGGCAGCGGTTTTACCGGTACCGGTTTGCGCCTGACCAATCATATCGTGACCGGCGAGGATGATCGGGATCGACTGCTGCTGAATGGCCGAAGGCTCTTCATAGCCGGTAGCGACTACTGCAGCGACAATATTGGGATGAAGTTCAAGAGCGGCGAAGCCGCCGATTTCCTGGGTCATGGGTCTGCCTCTAAGTGCATCCGCAAAGACCCATGCTCCAAAGCTGCACATGCCGTGTTGAGACTCAAGAGTCGCCCTGGCAGCTTTGTCGGCGGGGATTTGCGAAAACGAATGAATGAAAAAGAATCGTCAAGGAAGAGCCCGCAGTGCGGACGTGCAGCCGAAGCTGACTTCGGGGAATTGCGCTACCTAAACGCGGCCCGGTTAAAGGCCGGCGCGCACTATACCGGAATTTGCCCGAAAAGGGAGCTTTTTTTATCGAGAAAAAACAGTTGTCACCGCTGTGTAACGGGGTTTTGCGGATAATCGTGCGACGGTCTATTTTTCAAAGGCCCGGCCCTGCGGGCGATGGCGCTTAAACGATTCACCGATGTGCGGCATGTGGTCGCTGCACCCTTTCTTCCCCTCCGAGGAAACACCCATGAATCAGCCCTGCCCCGGCCGCGTCAGCCGCGAGCGCCATGGTCACGTGCATTTGATCGGCCTGGACCGAGCAACCAAGCGCAATGCCTTCGACCTTGACCTGCTCAACGACCTGGCCCTGGCCTACGGCGAATTCGAAGCCGACAGCGATGCGCGGGTGGCCGTGGTGTTCGGGCATGGCGAGCATTTCACCGCCGGGCTCGATCTGGTCAACGCCAGTTCCGCCCTCGCCCAAGGCTGGCAGGTGCCGCCCGGTGGTTGCGATCCATGGGGCGTGTTCGTCGGACCGAGAGTCAGTAAACCGGTGATCGTCGCCGCGCAGGGCTATTGCCTGACCATCGGTATCGAGCTGATGCTCGCGGCCGACATCAACCTGTGCGCCAGCAACACCCGGTTCGCCCAGATGGAAGTGCAGCGCGGGATCTTTCCGTTCGGCGGTGCGACTTTACGCTTTCATCAGGTCGCCGGCTGGGGCAATGCGATGCGCTGGTTGCTGACCGGCGATGAGTTCGATGCCCATGACGCCTTGCACCTGGGCCTGGTGCAGGAAGTCATGGCCAGCGAAGACTTGCTGCCTCGCGCCCTCGAACTGGCCGAACGGATTGCCCGACAGGCGCCGCTAGGCGTGCAGGCGACGCTGATGTCGGCACGTCAGGCGCGCTATGAAGGCGAAACTGCGGCGGCTAAGAGCTTGCCGCCGTTGGTGAAGAAGTTGCTGGCCACTGAAGATGCCAAGGAAGGAGTGCGCTCGCTGGTGGAGCGCAGGCCCGGCGTTTTCAAAGGCCTTTGAAGATCAGGTCGCCGGACGGATGCAGTTGATCAACGACTGCAACGAGTAACCCAGCTTCGGTGCCAGCGCTTCAGCCCGTGCAGTCAGCGCCTGCATGTCCAGCACCTGATCGAGATCTGCCGGCACGATCAGAATGACGTTGCCCTCCTTCACCGGCAGCTCCCAGTAATGCCGGTGATAGAGCCCGCGCAACAGTGCCGCCCCCAACGGCTTGCCGTCATCGGTGGCCCACTGGTTGATCACCAGCCAGCCACCGGGATTCAGACGTTTCTGACAATCACCGAGGAAATTCCACGCGAGGTGCGCGGCGCCCGGGCCGACATCGGTGTAAAGGTCGACGAAGATCAGATCCGCAGGTTCCGCCGTCGGCAGCAGTTCGATTGCATCGCCAACGCGGATGTACAACCGAGGATCGTCGTCCAGCCCGAGATATTCGATGGCCAGGCGCGGCACATCGGGGCGCAGCTCGATGGCTTCAACGTCTTCCAGCGGCAGGAACTTGAGGCAGGCCTGGGTCAACGTCCCCGCACCCAGCCCGAGAAACAACGCACTCTCCGGTTGCTCATGGCACAACGCGCCAATCAGCATCGCCCGGGTGTAGTCGTACTCCAGCCAGCTCGGGTCGGCGGTAAACACGCAGCTTTGCTCGATGGCATCGCCGAACTCCAGAAAGCGGTAGTCGGCCACTTCCAGCACGCGAATCACGCCGAACTCATCCTGTACCTCGGCGAGCAACCGCTCGACGCGCTCCTCAGTCATTTCGTCTCCTGGTGGTCACCGGGCGCGGTGACGCGATGGCACCGCTGTGGTGCCGTGGCAAAACGGCGATTGTCGGCGAAGCG includes the following:
- a CDS encoding pyridoxal phosphate-dependent aminotransferase; amino-acid sequence: MQFSKSNKLANVCYDIRGPVLKHAKRLEEEGHRILKLNIGNPAPFGFEAPDEILQDVIRNLPTAQGYSDSKGLFSARKAVMQYYQQKQVEGVGIEDIYLGNGVSELIVMSLQALLNNGDEVLVPAPDYPLWTAAVSLAGGNAVHYLCDEGADWFPDLADMKAKITPNTKAMVIINPNNPTGAVYSKEVLLGMLELARQHNLVVFSDEIYDKILYDDAVHICTASLAPDLLCLTFNGLSKSYRVAGFRSGWIAISGPKHNAHSYIEGIDMLANMRLCANVPSQHAIQTALGGYQSINDLVLPQGRLLEQRNRTWELLNDIPGVSCVKPMGALYAFPKIDPKVCPIHNDEKFVLDLLLSEKLLVVQGTAFNWPWPDHFRVVTLPRVDDLDMAIGRIGNFLKSYRQ
- the htpX gene encoding protease HtpX, whose amino-acid sequence is MMRILLFLATNLAVVLIASITLSLFGFNGFMAANGVDLNLSQLLVFCAVFGFAGSLFSLFISKWMAKMSTSTQIITQPRTRHEQWLLQTVEQLSREAGIKMPEVGIFPAYEANAFATGWNKNDALVAVSQGLLERFSPDEVKAVLAHEIGHVANGDMVTLALIQGVVNTFVMFFARIIGNFVDKVIFKNEEGQGIAYYIATIFAELVLGILASAIVMWFSRKREFRADEAGARLAGTSAMIGALQRLRAEQGLPVHMPDTLNAFGINGGIKQGFARMFMSHPPLEERIDALRRRG
- a CDS encoding thiopurine S-methyltransferase, producing MQPEFWHKKWESNQIGFHQPEVNPYLQRHWSGLAIPPQSRVLVPLCGKSLDLLWLAGQGHRVLGVELSEKAVEDFFREQQLQPQISEEGGFKVYRAGAIELWCGDFFALSASDVADCTALYDRAALIALPAPMRERYAAHLLSILPTGLRGLLITLDYDQAQMPGPPFAVTDGEVQQLFGGDWAVEALEGQDVLSESGKFLQAGVTRLEERVYRLAAQ
- a CDS encoding DODA-type extradiol aromatic ring-opening family dioxygenase; its protein translation is MFPSLFISHGSPMLALEPGASGPALARLAAELPRPKAIVIVSAHWESHELLVSSHPQPETWHDFGGFPRALFEVQYPAPGNPQLAQAVAERLTANNLPARLDPQRPFDHGVWVPLSLMYPQADIPVVQVSLPSRGGPALQTRVGQALAGLREQGILLIGSGSITHNLRELDWHAGPESVEPWARDFRDWMVDKLAANDEAALHDYRQQAPSAVRAHPSDEHLLPLYFVRGAGGDFGIAHQGFTMGALGMDIYRFG
- a CDS encoding DEAD/DEAH box helicase, producing the protein MTQEIGGFAALELHPNIVAAVVATGYEEPSAIQQQSIPIILAGHDMIGQAQTGTGKTAAFALPILHRIDPSKREPQALILAPTRELALQVATAFETYAKQMPGVTVVAVYGGAPMGPQLKAIRNGAQIVVATPGRLCDHLRRDEKVLQTVNHLVLDEADEMLKLGFMDDLEVIFKAMPETRQTVLFSATLPQSIRAIAERHLRDPKHVKIQSKTQTVTAIEQAHLLVHADQKTSAVLSLLEVEDFDALIMFVRTKQATLDLASALDAKGYKAAALNGDIAQNQRERVIDSLKDGRLDIVVATDVAARGLDVPRITHVFNVDMPYDPESYVHRIGRTGRAGREGRALLLVTPRERRMLQVIERVTGQKVAEVRLPDAQAVLDARIKKLTNSLSPLVADAESTHGDLLDRLTADIGCTPRALAAALLRKATNGQALNLAAIEKERPLVPNSAPRGDRPERSGDRPDRGDRERRAPMPLGEGRARCRTALGARDGIAAKNLLGAILNEGGLAREAIGRIQVRDSFSLVELPEDGLDKLLTKLKDTRVAGKQLKLRRYRED
- a CDS encoding crotonase/enoyl-CoA hydratase family protein; this encodes MNQPCPGRVSRERHGHVHLIGLDRATKRNAFDLDLLNDLALAYGEFEADSDARVAVVFGHGEHFTAGLDLVNASSALAQGWQVPPGGCDPWGVFVGPRVSKPVIVAAQGYCLTIGIELMLAADINLCASNTRFAQMEVQRGIFPFGGATLRFHQVAGWGNAMRWLLTGDEFDAHDALHLGLVQEVMASEDLLPRALELAERIARQAPLGVQATLMSARQARYEGETAAAKSLPPLVKKLLATEDAKEGVRSLVERRPGVFKGL
- a CDS encoding spermidine synthase; translation: MTEERVERLLAEVQDEFGVIRVLEVADYRFLEFGDAIEQSCVFTADPSWLEYDYTRAMLIGALCHEQPESALFLGLGAGTLTQACLKFLPLEDVEAIELRPDVPRLAIEYLGLDDDPRLYIRVGDAIELLPTAEPADLIFVDLYTDVGPGAAHLAWNFLGDCQKRLNPGGWLVINQWATDDGKPLGAALLRGLYHRHYWELPVKEGNVILIVPADLDQVLDMQALTARAEALAPKLGYSLQSLINCIRPAT